In Candidatus Marinimicrobia bacterium CG08_land_8_20_14_0_20_45_22, the DNA window ATTCCATTGCTTTTTACATCATCATCATCTCATCAAAACTGATGACTAAACACTTGTTTGTAGGATTTTTATGACCCGAAAATTACGCATCCGTGACTTAACGCTCCGAGATGGGCAACAGTCTCAATTTGCGACCCGCATGAATCAATCGCAGGTCGATCGTTTGCTCCCGCTTTATCGCCAAGCAAACTTTTATGCAATGGAAGTTTGGGGGGGCGCCGTTCCCGATTCCGTCATGCGCTATTTGAATGAAAACCCGTGGTATCGCCTTGAAAGCATTAAAACTGGCGTCGGCGAGTCTTCCAAACTCACCGCACTTTCCCGAGGCAGAAATCTATTTGGCTACAATCCATATCCCGATGAAGTCATCGAAGGTTTTTGCCGCAATGCGATACAATCCGGCGTCGATATTATGCGTATTTTTGACGCGTTGAACGATCTAAACAACATGCGTTCGACGATCAAATTCGTCAAGGAAAACGGCGGCATTACCGACTGCGCAATCTGCTACACCGTTGATCCGAAGTTCACCAAAACTGAACGAATCAAAGCGCTTTTCACTGGCAAAAAACTCCCAAAAAATGTCTTTACCGTCGAATATTTCCTCCGCAAAGCGAAGAAACTTGAGAAAATGGGCGCCGACATGATCACCATCAAAGACATGGCGGGACTCATTCATCCCGGATTCGCGTCGCCGCTCGTGAAAGCGTTTAAGAAAGAACTCTCGATTCCTGTCGATATGCACACGCATTGCACGCCGGGTTACGGGCTTGCGACCGTTCTGATTTCTATTGTAAACGGCGTCGATATTGTGGATACGGTCATTGGCAATTTCGCGGGCGGTCCTGCGGCGCCTGCATTTGAACTCGTTCAGATTTTCTGCAATAAACTCGGCATCGATACCGGCGTCAATCTTTCCGCCGTCGTCGAAATCAACAAACATTTAAACGAAATCCGGCAAGAACTCTCCAAATTCGACGAGACCAAGCAGTTCCCGATCGAATTCGACATCACGAAAGACGTTCTACCCAAGGAAATCGATCGCTTGTTCGATGAGGCAATTGACTACGCCAAAGCGGACAAAATCGAGAAGTTGCTATCGACCTGCCAGCAGATCGAGAAATATTTCAAATATCCGCCGGCAAACGAAGCGGTCAAACATGCCGAAATCCCCGGCGGTATGTACACCAATATGCTCGCCCAGTTGCAAGCCGCAAAACTCGATCAACTTCTACCGAAAGTTCTAAAAATCATTCCGCGCGTTCGACTCGATGCCGGGTGCGTTCCGCTCGTGACGCCCACCAGCCAAATCGTCGGCGTACAAGCAGTCAATTGTGTGGTGGACGAAGCCAAAGGGTTGGAACCTTTTTACACGACGACATCAAACCAATTTGTCAATTTAGTAAAAGGTAGTTACGGCAAAACGCCGATTCCTGTCGATCCGGAATTTCGCAAAAAAATTACCGGTTCAGACAAAGAAATTCCGTATGATACATCATCCTACAAGAAACAAGAAAATCCCATTTTACCGGATTGTGGATTCGTAAAGTTGGCGAAAAACGAAAAAGATGAGTTATTATTGGAACTTTTCCCGATGGTTGCGTCCGGTTATTTGAAGTCGGTGCGGAAAGAAGAATACGAGGTCGAGCAGGAAATCGAAAACGCCAAAGAAAAAAACAGCGTCTATATTCAGGTCTCCGGGTCAATCGAGTGAGAAGATCAGACCACGAAAAGAGACGAAAAAAACGGAAGAAAGAACTGAATAAAGAACAAAGAAATTCACACAATTAGTTTATCAACAACAGAATAAAGAAAAGTAACTGAATTATGATTGAATATGTTAATGCTGGAGAGTAGAACTGCGGAAATAGGCGCTCTATGAATTCATCGATTATTTATCCTGATGAAAGTTTCGCGATCATGAAGGCCTGCTTCAACGTTTACAAAACGATGGGAAACGGATTTACAGAATCTGTTTATCAGGAATGTCTTGAAATCGAGTTACAGGAACAGCAAATACCTTTTGAGTCCCAACAGAAATTAAGTCTGACTTACCACGGGAAAACGCTTAAACACTCGTTTGTTCCGGATTTAATCTGTTACGAAAAAATCATCATCGAGATAAAAGCCGTTTCCAATATCACTTCGGAACATCGTTCACAAGTACATAATTATCTCCACGCTACAAATTTAAAACTTGCCATTCTCGTTAATTTTGGTCACTCAGAAAAATTGGAGTACGAAAGGATCGTGAATTGATTTTTTTGGGGAATAGTGCCTTTTCTTTCTCCGCTTACAATAGACTACCTCTATTAAATCTTTCTTCTATTTTTTTCGTTCTTTTTCGTCCCTTTTCCCCGCACTTTGCGGGGTTTCGTGGTCCAATTTCTCTACCTCTCTTTACCGCCTGCGGCGGAAAGGATTTCGTTTTTCTTTCTTCTTTATATTTTTTCGTCTTCTTTCGGTATTTTTCGTGGTCTATTCTATTCTCTTTATTATGGAGTTTAAATGAAAATTGATCTCATCGTCGGTGCGCGCCCCAATTATATGAAAGCCGCCCCCATTTATCGCGCTCTGAAAAAGTATCCGTCCAAATTCCAATGCCGACTCATTCACACCGGTCAGCATTATGACGAGAAAATGTCTCATATTTTCTTCCAAGAACTTGAATTGCCCCAACCGGACGTTTATCTCGGAGTCGGCTCCGGTCTGCACGGCGAACAAACCGGTAAGATCATGATTTCCTACGAAAAAGAAGTTTTGAAAGAAAAACCGGATGTCATTTTGGTCGCCGGCGATGTCAATTCAACCGCCGCGTGTTCATTAGTAGCAACTAAACTTCACATCAAAGTCGGACATGTGGAAGCCGGACTCCGAAGCCGCGATCGTTCCATGCCGGAAGAGATTAACCGCATTGTTACCGACAGTATTTCAGATTATTTATTCACAACCAGTCGCGACGCCGACGCAAATCTTCAACAAGAAGGAATTTCCAAAGAAAAGATCTTCTTCGTCGGCAATACGATGATCGACTCGCTGAATTACTATCTGCCAAAAGCGGCTGAGGAAAAATATCAATTAAAAGATGAAAGAATAAAGAAGCGCGAATATATTCTTGTCACGCTTCATCGCCCGTCAAATGTCGATTCCGCCGAAACGATGAAAGGATTGTTTGAAACATTTGAGACGATCCAGAAACGAATGCCCATCATTTTTCCGATTCATCCGCGCACGCAGAAGATGCTGTCCACATTCGGCATGGACAAACAACTCGCGCAAATGCCAAATCTCGTCATTACCGAACCGCTTGGCTATCTCGAATTCCTCAGTTTGCAAAAAGACGCCTTCATGCTGTTGACCGAT includes these proteins:
- a CDS encoding carboxylase — protein: MTRKLRIRDLTLRDGQQSQFATRMNQSQVDRLLPLYRQANFYAMEVWGGAVPDSVMRYLNENPWYRLESIKTGVGESSKLTALSRGRNLFGYNPYPDEVIEGFCRNAIQSGVDIMRIFDALNDLNNMRSTIKFVKENGGITDCAICYTVDPKFTKTERIKALFTGKKLPKNVFTVEYFLRKAKKLEKMGADMITIKDMAGLIHPGFASPLVKAFKKELSIPVDMHTHCTPGYGLATVLISIVNGVDIVDTVIGNFAGGPAAPAFELVQIFCNKLGIDTGVNLSAVVEINKHLNEIRQELSKFDETKQFPIEFDITKDVLPKEIDRLFDEAIDYAKADKIEKLLSTCQQIEKYFKYPPANEAVKHAEIPGGMYTNMLAQLQAAKLDQLLPKVLKIIPRVRLDAGCVPLVTPTSQIVGVQAVNCVVDEAKGLEPFYTTTSNQFVNLVKGSYGKTPIPVDPEFRKKITGSDKEIPYDTSSYKKQENPILPDCGFVKLAKNEKDELLLELFPMVASGYLKSVRKEEYEVEQEIENAKEKNSVYIQVSGSIE
- a CDS encoding GxxExxY protein, which produces MNSSIIYPDESFAIMKACFNVYKTMGNGFTESVYQECLEIELQEQQIPFESQQKLSLTYHGKTLKHSFVPDLICYEKIIIEIKAVSNITSEHRSQVHNYLHATNLKLAILVNFGHSEKLEYERIVN
- a CDS encoding UDP-N-acetylglucosamine 2-epimerase (non-hydrolyzing) yields the protein MKIDLIVGARPNYMKAAPIYRALKKYPSKFQCRLIHTGQHYDEKMSHIFFQELELPQPDVYLGVGSGLHGEQTGKIMISYEKEVLKEKPDVILVAGDVNSTAACSLVATKLHIKVGHVEAGLRSRDRSMPEEINRIVTDSISDYLFTTSRDADANLQQEGISKEKIFFVGNTMIDSLNYYLPKAAEEKYQLKDERIKKREYILVTLHRPSNVDSAETMKGLFETFETIQKRMPIIFPIHPRTQKMLSTFGMDKQLAQMPNLVITEPLGYLEFLSLQKDAFMLLTDSGGIQEETTVLGIPCLTMRENTERPITVWEGTNELVG